In Alteromonas macleodii, the sequence CACAAAAGTACTTGTTGTTGAGGACTCAAAAACCAGTCGAAACCATATTTGCTCATTACTTCGCAAATTCCAGTTTCAAGTACATGAAGCCACTGACGGCTTAGAAGCCCTAGATGTGCTTGAAAATCATCGCGATATCAAAATGGTGATAGCAGATCATAGAATGCCCAATATGGATGGCTATGAGCTTGTTAAAACTATTCGCCACGAACGGCGGATGCAAGATTTAGTCTTTATTGGTCTTTCTGCCACCGGCGACAGCGTGCTTACTTCTAAATTTATTAAAAGCGGCGCTAATGACTTTTTGTCCAAGCCGTTTTATCACGAAGAATTTTACTGCCGCGTAATGCAAAACCTTGAATCCCAAGAAATGATTCAAACCATTCGTGACTCGGCGAACTTAGATGCATTGACCAAAGTGTATAACCGACGTTTTCTACACGAAAAAGCGGAGGAGCTTTTCGCCAATAGTAGGTCTAGAAAAGACGTTATTGTATCTATGATTGACGCCGACAATTTCAAAAGCGTGAACGATACATATGGTCACAAAACCGGAGATATGTTACTGCAGGAATTCGCTGCGCTACTGAAAGATTACTTCCCTGATGACCTAATTGTGCGCTACGGTGGCGAAGAATTTACGGTGGTATCGGTGAGGCCGCCCAAGGTGTATTTATCGGCGCTTTCAGCATTTATGGATGCAGTTCGCACTACGCTGTTTACCAGTCACAAATTTAACATTACGTGCAGTATCGGTGTGAGTACTGAAGAGCACAAATGTTTAGAGTCGCAGTTAGAAAAAGCCGACGCGCGCTTATATGAAGCTAAGCACGCGGGCAAAGATCAGATTATTTTGAGGGATTTACAGCAAAAAGTCTCTTGAAAACCCGCGGGGCATTAAAGAAACCAATCTCTTATTGGTAGCGTCGCCGCTCCTACTGCAACCGGGCAGTCAGTTACTCCAGCACAAACAATTTCCGGCATTGGGCGTTTAGCGCCTCGCCTAAATTGTGCATACACATCAATTCTGGGAATGACTTTTTGTGCCAATTTAGTAGGTATATGACCACCAATTATAATGGCTTGGCTATCAAGTAACGCAGAGCTCGCCGTAGCAACTAAGTCGAAGGAGTCTTGTACCTTATAGATCCATTCATCAACACCTGGCCATTCAGGATCAAACGTTTCGTTTAAGCGATACAAGGATGGCACTTCTACACCGTGCTTTAACAATATACGCTCAAGTAACTGTAGATTTGGGTGGCTATACAGTTTAGCTGGTAGCATATCGCCTAACTCCCCAGCATTACCGTGGGTGCCTCGAATCATGTCACCGTTATTAATCAAGCCACCTCCAAAGGCACTGGATACGAAGAAATAGACAAAATTTTTATACTTCCTTCCTACACCCGCAATACCCTCTCCAGCTGCCGCACCTGTTCCATCGTTTACTACCCAAGTAGGTAAATTAAATGTATCTGCTACGGTATCTGCAATATTGATATCAGCCCATTCTTCAATTGCATGGTGCGTATTCATCTTTCCATCATTTGAACTAAAGAAACCAGAAATTCCAACACCAATGCCGAGTACTCGACCGCTGTCAATATTATGCTCAACTGACATTGCTTGAACTTCTGATTCGGCTTTAGAGAGAACAGAGGCAATACCCATATCGTCTAACTCAATATGTCGGGTAGCGACCACTTCACCTTTGAAATTCATCAAGGCAATGGATATCGCATCAAGCAATATTGATAAACCATAGCAATATGCGTAAGCAGGGTTTGGCTCTAAACCTGCCGACGCTTTACCTGAACCAGCAACGCTTCTAATAAGATCATCTTCAATAAGTGTATTAACCAAACGAGAGACGGTTTGCTGAGGTATTTTTGTGGCATTGGAAATTGCGCGCTGCGTAATACCGTGGGTCCAAAACACTTCTTTTACTATCGCTTTTGGATTGTCTTGAAGAAGTTTATCGCCCTTACCTAGCGCAAAAGCACCACGTAACATATGATTGTTTTTCGCCGATGTCAGCATAGATATTAGTTTCAACGATTCCAAGGTAAGCTAGGCTTATTATACGTAACTGATGTTTGAGATCCCACTAAGATAAAACAGAAATTACTCTGAAATCGTTTACGTTTGTTCGTGTTGGGCCTATTTTAATATGCGAATTTAAACGGTCAAAGAATCCAAAGCTGTCGTGTTCTTTTAGCAATTCATCAATATCTAACTTTTCTTGTAACGCCATCGCTAGTGTATTTTCATCTATGTATCCACCAGCAACGTCTTTACTACCATCAACACCATCAGTATCGGCCGCCAGTGCGCTTATGCCTACCTCGCTATTAAGCGCACGAGCGAGTGCCATGAGATATTCTTGGTTTGGCCCGCCCTCACCTTGCGAGTCACCTAAGGTCACGGTAAGTTCTCCGCCTGAAAATAATAGAATTGGTTTGCCTCTTTTCTTGTATTCAAGCGCAATCTCTGCGTGACGTTCGGCAACTGTCTGCGCCTCCCCTCTTTCTGTGTAGCTAATAATCTCGGTGTCCCAACCTGCCGCTTTCGCTTTCTCAACAGCTGCATCAATTGCACTTTGCGCATTAGCCACCAATTTGTAATCACCTGAAACTTTCGGAAGCGGCAAAGCCTGATTTAGGTAATTGCGAATACAAGATGCTTCGCTAAACCCATATTTATCGAGAATAGCCAGTGCGTCTTCAGGCGTTGTGTTGTCTTGAACCGTTAATCCAGAGGCAATAAAAGCAGGGTCATCACCAACAACATCTGAAATAACTAAGCTGGTATTTTTCCCTTTTGACGCTGCGGCAAGCCTTCCCCCTTTAATGACGGAAACATGTTTTCTTACTGTATTCATTTCCTCAATGCTTGCACCACTTCGCAACAAGAACTTGTGTAGTGCGAGTTTCTCATCCAGCGAGATGTTTTCTGGCGGAGCACAAGCAAGTGCCGACCCGCCGCCGGAAATAAGGAAAATAACGTCTTCGGAAGGCTCTACCTTAGATGCCAAAGACAATAATGCTTTAGCACCTTCTACGCTATGTTCATCGGGAACTGGGTGTGCAGCAAGGCGAACCTCGATATTACCTGTGGGTTGTGTGTTTTCATAGCCATAGCGAGTCACCACCAAACCATAAGCGTTAGCGCCGAAGTAATTATAGGCCTCAACGGCCATATCTGCTGCCGCTTTACCTGCGCCTAAAATACATACTCGCTGATTCCTATCAAACGATGAAAAATAACTGGGCAAACAGTGTCTAGGTTTGCTGACTCTTACCGCTTCTTCATACAAAGATAAAAGAAATGTTTTACTCATTAGAAACCTCTGAAAGGGTCCAAAGGACCCTTATGAAAATAGTGAAGGAAGAAGTAAGCACACACTTAGCATCAGGACAAAAAAGCCCAACAATATGAAAATGTCGCTCTTAGTGAGAATAGAGTGGAAAACAAGTGCTTTAGTATCATGTGAAGATACTGATGAGGGCCATGCAGTACGCGCTACCATTGATACCACGCAGGTAACAACAAAGCCGATGACATTCCACCAGAACCAAAAGATGTCTGGAACAAATAGCCAAATAATAATGTTTGTGCCCACGCCTGCAATGAGACCTAAATTAACGTGTCGTCCGCTTAGCGTTTTACTTGCTACGGCAAGTAAGAAGAGCGCAAGTATAGGCCCATAAAAAACAGAGCCAACTTTATTGATAGCTTCAATTATTGTTGGCGCAATATTTCCTGCAAACAGAGAAAGAACAAGCGTAACGCCACCCCATATCAAACCTGTTATTTTAGCAACACGTAGATAGCTTTTGTGCTCAAGTTCCGTATCAGTTATACGACAATAATCTTCAACGGTAACCGCCGATAAAGAATTGATAGCTGAGCTTAAGGAAGACATAGCGGCAGACAAGATAGCAACAATTAATAGCCCTATTAACCCATGCGGTAGGTAATTTAGGATAAAAGTCGGCATTAACCAGTCAGGGTTATCAGCAGGAATTTTACTGAAAAAGTCGGTGTTGGTAAGTGCAAGTGTGCCAACAATTAATCCAGAAAAACAATACAACAATGTTATAGGAAAACGAATAATTCCGTTGGCGACAATCATTTTTCGAAGGTCATTCTCGTTTCTTGCTGATAACGCACGCTGTGCCTGGGTTTGGTCGCAGCCATAATAGGATGCGTAGAGAACAATTCCACCAAACAGCATCGGGAAGAAGCCGAAGCCATCGCCACTAAAACCCAGCGAAGAAAAATCTATTGCGGTTAGACGCTCTTTTGGAGCCTGTTCTACCAGTGCGTCAAAGCCGCCAAGTGCATGAAGCCCGATGACGATACACGCGATGGTGCCCAGCACAATTATAACCATTTGTATGGCATCAGCATAAACCACCGCTTTCATACCGCCTTGTAGCGAATAAAGCACCGTAATAATGCCTGTAAGCACCACGGCTTGCCACGCTTCAATGCCCATAGTGCCCTGCAAAATGATCGATACTGCATAAATCATGATACCCGTCGCAAATGCACGGCTAAATTGGAAAACAATACTTATTAAAACGCGAGTTAAACGTCCAAATCTTTGCTCTAAGTAATCATATATGCTGACTACGCCTGACTTGTACAGGGATGGGAGGATAGTACCTAGCAGTAGGATCATGGCAATAGGAATGCCCAACTCATAAGACAGCCAAATCATTCCGCCTCCATCTCTCAAACCAACGAAAGCGGGAGCAGAAATAAAGCTAATTGCAGAGAGCTGTGTGGCCATTACTGAAAGTGTTAGGGGTTTCCACCCTAACGTTCTGCCACCGAGAAAATAATCACCCTTGTCTTCTTGCTGCCTTAAGGCGAACCCCATATACAGCAAAGCGCCAAGGTAACCTATCACTACAATATAATCTAAAAAATTCATATGCTGTTCTTATTATTCAAGTCGCGAAATAAAAAGCTGATAGCCCCGTTAAGAGCCATCAGCGAGGGGGAGTGTCAACGTCGACTAGAAATCATAACGCAAACGCAAAGACACACGGCGCGGTAATATAGGGCGACCTACAAAATAAGATTCACCTGCCGTTTGACTATTACCCAGACGAGGAGACCCTTCAGTAATACCATCTGAATCGAATAGATTCCACACAGCAATACTTGCACGAAGTTGCTCACCTTGGCCTAGTGCCCATGTATAGCCTGTGTCTAAGCGAAATACGTGAAAATCGTCTAACTCAACAGAATTTGCGTCATTAGTGAAGTTTTTACCGTGGTAGTTGTGGTAAAAAGAAATATCCCAGTCGTCTAACGTGTAGCGCAAAGCAGAGTTAAACATCACATTCGGCTTTCTTCTTAACTCGTTACCAATCACAGAAGGATCTGAATCGTACTCAGTAAATTCATGATCAGTGTAGGTAAAGTTAGCGTCAAAAATTAAGTCATCGGTGATGTTGTAACTACCAACAATTTCAACACCATAAGCTTCTGTCGACTGAAAAACGGGCACTTCAACTGCTACGCCATTTTCATCGTTAACGAAGTCAACAGAACGTCTATCCTCAAGATCTGTTTTGAACAATGCTACAGTACCGATAAAATCATCCAGGAAGAATTTAGTACCTATTTCAGCCTGCTTAACAATTTCGCTTTCATAACTTCCAGGTTGACCGTTCGGGTCAAATGCAACGCCGCGTAGTTCAGGGAAGAAAAATCCTCTAGAATAGTTAGCATATACGTTAACGTTATCAGTAAGCTTATAGAGTGCTGCTATTGAGAAGGCTAATTCTGAGTTATCTACCTTACCGTGAGTTAACGCGCCGTTTCCTGTAACGTTTAGCTGCAAGTCTTCGTAAAGCGCAGGGTCGTCATTCACGACAACGGTTTGACTGCCTTCTCGTGTAATTGTGCCGTCTATCTCTTCCCAGCGTAAACCAACGTCAATGATCCAGTCGTCACTTTGCATTTGATCAGCAATGTAAAAAGCATTTCTTCGAGCAGAGATAGTAGTATCAGAGAAACTGATACCCGGGCCTGTTACGCCGTTTTGACTGACTATTACGCTATTATTGTCTGCATCGGTAATCGATAAATCGACTAGACGTGCTTGGTTATTAAACTCGCCTAGATAGCGCGTGATAACGTTATTATCTTCAGCTTCACTACTTGAGAAAAACGTACCTACCGTAATGCTGTGAGAAAAGTCACCAATATCAAGGTACTTAACAATATTAAGTTCAGATGAGAAATCTGTAGCGGGTCTATCTCTATCTAGAATACGGTTTGCAAATAATAAGTCGCCTTCTGGAAGAGCGACATCGGTGCCAGCATAGGTAAATGCCGCACTGCCTAGCTCATCAAGCCCGCGGTTTGCTAAATATTCACTTTGTGTTTCCGGCACATTGATGATGCCGTCACCGTCTAGGAATAAGTTGAACTGATGGTCGTAACTAGCATATTTTGCACGGGCAAGAACGCTATAATCGTTACCTAAATCTTTTGAGAACTCCATTGAAATAGAGCCTCCTTTTGTTGCTACACCTTCTTCGATAGGCGTACGATAGCGTCCATCTGCAGTCTCGTAAGACAATCCAGAAGCATAAAACGTTTGCGTAGACTCGACTTCTCTGCCGTCATTTCCTGCAACACGCTCACGGCTTTGGGCATCTAGCGGGATGGGTAGAAAAAACTGTACTTCATCGTTTATCGCTTGCCCGTAAATAGTGAAGTAGCCACTGCCATCATCAAATTCTTTATGGATGTTGCCGCGAACCTGGTAGCCTTCAGTAGGCAACCCCGTATCAATAGGACCTTCATCATAACGATAAAAACCAGACATAGCGTAATACATGCCTTTTTCGTTTAGAGGACCACTTGTCGCGAAATCTAAACGCTTGCGATTGTTGTCAGACAGTTCTAGTTGAACTGTACTCTCCGAAAGTTCGGACCCTTTCTTAGAAAGGTAGTTAATAACTCCTGCAACAGAACCTTGACCAAATAGGTTGGATACACCACCGCGTACAAACTCAACTCGCTCAATACCTAAATCGTTTCTAAAGTACACATCGTATGCAGATGAGTTCAGACCAAACGCACTCAAAGTGGGTGAGCCATCATAAAGTAAAGGCGTAAATTGAAACTGTCCTGATGACGGCAAACCTCGTACCTGCAAGTTAGTTGCAACTTCACCGCCGCCGCCTTCTACTTTTATCCCTGGCACATATCGAAGTACATCGGCTTGACTGCTCATTGATAGTTTCGCTACTTCTTGCGCGCCCATAGATGTAGTTGATTGCGGTGTCTCTGCTACCAAGCGAGCACGACTGGTGCCCGTAACAACGATTTGTTCATAATCTTTCTCAGCTTTTGCGCCTTGATCACTATCAGTTTCTGCGGCGTCCTGAGCGATTGCATTTCCAGCTAATAATGACGAAATCGTCGTTGCAAGAAGTAACTTTTTCACTGTGTATCTCCAACCGTTTGTAATTTTATTGAGTGCTGTAGTAGGGCTTAACACACTGCCGAACATGGCACCTTCCGATTAACTTCCCATTTACAATAAAACACAAAATTATTACTATCAACCCAAAATGGGTTTTATTTTTAAATTTTTGTGTAATAATTGCCAAATCAAAAACTCATACTGGGTAATAACCAATGACAAATATAGATAAACGTGATGAGCAACTCATTGAGGAAGCGAAAGCAACGCTAATTAAGAACGACCTTGGAGGCTATACGGTGCCTACGCACGGGTTGTATCCTTTTCAGTGGAATTGGGACTCAGCTATAGTAGCGTTAGGTTGGCTTCCCTTTGACGAGCCTAGAGCTTGGGAAGAAACAACGTCATTACTCAGTGCACAATGGAAGTCAGGAATGGTGCCTCATGTTGTTTTTCATAAACACTCTGATACCTATTTTCCTGGCCCGGACATTTGGGGTGTAAAAAACACGCCTGATAGTACATCTATAACGCAACCCCCTGTCCTAGCTACCGTAATCAAATTACTTTTTGAAGAAACTAAAGACCGTGAACTAGCAGAAGACCAAATTAAGTCGGTGGTTCCACAGCTTATTGATTACCACTTGTGGTGGTACAAACAACGAGATCCGGAAAATACTGGTTTAGTAGTAAGCTATCACCCCTGGGAATCAGGAATGGACAACAGCCCCGCGTGGGATGCCGCTTTAGAGGCAGTGCCCTGTGTTGACTGGGAATATACGCGTCGCGACACAAGTCATATTGATGCCTCTGAGCGCCCACACAAAAAAGAATATGATCGCTTCTTATACCTTGTCGACTTTTTCCGCAAGATGAATTTTGACGATACATTAATTTATCAAGACTGCCCTTATCGCGTAAATGATGTAAGCATCATCTCGATTCTGCACCGCGCAACGAAAGATTTGCTCTCTATATGTGAAAAGATAGGCGTGAGTAACGAAAAAACGGCTTATCTTGAGAAAAGACTCAACCTAACTGAAGGTGCAATTAACAAGCTTTGGTGCGCCGAAACTAATATGTTTCATAGTTTTGACACCCGAAGCAATTCAATGTGTAAAGCACGCACATCTGCCGGACTATTGCCGTTTTTCGCAGGTCTTGTTGGCGAGCATCAAACTGACTTACTAATTAATGAGTTAGATAAGTGGCTTAAGCATAGCGAATACGCTATTTCATCGACCCACCCCGAAGATCCTAACTACGAGCCTCAACGCTACTGGCGCGGCCCTATCTGGATTCATATAAATTGGATGATAGTGTTAGGCTTAGAAGAGTATGGTTTCTCGCAACAAGCGCAGCGAATCACAGAAGGTAGTCGTGCTTGTATTTATACAAGCGGGTTCAACGAATCGTTCCATGCAGAAACTGGCGCGCGCAGTGGCGGAGCTGATTTTTCTTGGACTGCGGCTATGGCGCTGTACTGGCTTTTACCTAACACAGTGAAAAAAGGTTAAGGAGTTATATCATGCTTTCTGAACCCAATTTTTCGTCCAAAGAATTTTTAAATTCACACATAAAAAGCATACTGGCATTTTATGAGCCAAATGTTGACGCCCCGTCGGGTGGTTTTCACCAAAACTTTATGGATGATGGCAGTGTTTATGACAAACAAACTCGCCACTTGGTAAGCTCAACCCGATTTGTATTTAATTATGCAAGAGCTTACTTAGCCTATGGCGATAGCGAACATAAGAAACGCGTCGAATCTGGCATTCAGTTTTTACGCGACCATCATTTGCAAAAAGACACAAAGGGATATGCATGGACGCTCTCTGTTGATGAAATGGAAAGCACAATTACTGATGCTACCAACCATTGTTACGGTTTAGCGTTTGTCATCTTAGCCTATAGCTGGGCACTTCGCGCTGGGGTAAAAGAGGCGGAGCAGTATATCCACGATACATTTTCTCTCATGGAAAGGCACTTCTGGGATAGCGAATTCGGATTATACAGAGACGAATTTAATGCTGATTTTTCACAATGCAGTGACTATCGTGGGCAAAATGCAAACATGCATAGCTGCGAGGCGCTAATTGCAGCTTACGAAGCAACCAGTCATAAACCGTTTCTTACACGCGCTTTAGAACTCGCTAAAAACATCACTATTCGACAGGCGAATAAAGCTGATGGCCGAATTTGGGAGCACTATACGAAGACGTGGGAAGTAGATTGGGATTACAACAAAGATGATCCTAAAAACCTATTTCGTCCATGGGGTTTTCAACCAGGCCATCATACTGAGTGGTCAAAGCTTTTGTTACAAATTCACCAATATGAACCACAAGATTGGTTAATTGAACGCGCCCGCTCGTTATTTGACTCCGTAATTGAGTTAAGCTGGGACGACACAAACGGTGGTTTATACTACGGCTTTGCACCAGACAATAGTATCTGTGATGACGAAAAATACTTTTGGGTTCAAGCTGAATCTTTTGCCTGTGCTGCGCGCTTAGCCCTCGCTACTGGTAACGAGGAATATTGGCAGTGG encodes:
- a CDS encoding glycerate kinase type-2 family protein; its protein translation is MSKTFLLSLYEEAVRVSKPRHCLPSYFSSFDRNQRVCILGAGKAAADMAVEAYNYFGANAYGLVVTRYGYENTQPTGNIEVRLAAHPVPDEHSVEGAKALLSLASKVEPSEDVIFLISGGGSALACAPPENISLDEKLALHKFLLRSGASIEEMNTVRKHVSVIKGGRLAAASKGKNTSLVISDVVGDDPAFIASGLTVQDNTTPEDALAILDKYGFSEASCIRNYLNQALPLPKVSGDYKLVANAQSAIDAAVEKAKAAGWDTEIISYTERGEAQTVAERHAEIALEYKKRGKPILLFSGGELTVTLGDSQGEGGPNQEYLMALARALNSEVGISALAADTDGVDGSKDVAGGYIDENTLAMALQEKLDIDELLKEHDSFGFFDRLNSHIKIGPTRTNVNDFRVISVLS
- a CDS encoding TonB-dependent receptor, which translates into the protein MKKLLLATTISSLLAGNAIAQDAAETDSDQGAKAEKDYEQIVVTGTSRARLVAETPQSTTSMGAQEVAKLSMSSQADVLRYVPGIKVEGGGGEVATNLQVRGLPSSGQFQFTPLLYDGSPTLSAFGLNSSAYDVYFRNDLGIERVEFVRGGVSNLFGQGSVAGVINYLSKKGSELSESTVQLELSDNNRKRLDFATSGPLNEKGMYYAMSGFYRYDEGPIDTGLPTEGYQVRGNIHKEFDDGSGYFTIYGQAINDEVQFFLPIPLDAQSRERVAGNDGREVESTQTFYASGLSYETADGRYRTPIEEGVATKGGSISMEFSKDLGNDYSVLARAKYASYDHQFNLFLDGDGIINVPETQSEYLANRGLDELGSAAFTYAGTDVALPEGDLLFANRILDRDRPATDFSSELNIVKYLDIGDFSHSITVGTFFSSSEAEDNNVITRYLGEFNNQARLVDLSITDADNNSVIVSQNGVTGPGISFSDTTISARRNAFYIADQMQSDDWIIDVGLRWEEIDGTITREGSQTVVVNDDPALYEDLQLNVTGNGALTHGKVDNSELAFSIAALYKLTDNVNVYANYSRGFFFPELRGVAFDPNGQPGSYESEIVKQAEIGTKFFLDDFIGTVALFKTDLEDRRSVDFVNDENGVAVEVPVFQSTEAYGVEIVGSYNITDDLIFDANFTYTDHEFTEYDSDPSVIGNELRRKPNVMFNSALRYTLDDWDISFYHNYHGKNFTNDANSVELDDFHVFRLDTGYTWALGQGEQLRASIAVWNLFDSDGITEGSPRLGNSQTAGESYFVGRPILPRRVSLRLRYDF
- a CDS encoding AGE family epimerase/isomerase encodes the protein MLSEPNFSSKEFLNSHIKSILAFYEPNVDAPSGGFHQNFMDDGSVYDKQTRHLVSSTRFVFNYARAYLAYGDSEHKKRVESGIQFLRDHHLQKDTKGYAWTLSVDEMESTITDATNHCYGLAFVILAYSWALRAGVKEAEQYIHDTFSLMERHFWDSEFGLYRDEFNADFSQCSDYRGQNANMHSCEALIAAYEATSHKPFLTRALELAKNITIRQANKADGRIWEHYTKTWEVDWDYNKDDPKNLFRPWGFQPGHHTEWSKLLLQIHQYEPQDWLIERARSLFDSVIELSWDDTNGGLYYGFAPDNSICDDEKYFWVQAESFACAARLALATGNEEYWQWYDRIWGYSWKHMVDHQFGAWFRILSANNDKLEETKSPVGKTDYHTMGACYDVMDALSFYQS
- a CDS encoding MGH1-like glycoside hydrolase domain-containing protein, yielding MTNIDKRDEQLIEEAKATLIKNDLGGYTVPTHGLYPFQWNWDSAIVALGWLPFDEPRAWEETTSLLSAQWKSGMVPHVVFHKHSDTYFPGPDIWGVKNTPDSTSITQPPVLATVIKLLFEETKDRELAEDQIKSVVPQLIDYHLWWYKQRDPENTGLVVSYHPWESGMDNSPAWDAALEAVPCVDWEYTRRDTSHIDASERPHKKEYDRFLYLVDFFRKMNFDDTLIYQDCPYRVNDVSIISILHRATKDLLSICEKIGVSNEKTAYLEKRLNLTEGAINKLWCAETNMFHSFDTRSNSMCKARTSAGLLPFFAGLVGEHQTDLLINELDKWLKHSEYAISSTHPEDPNYEPQRYWRGPIWIHINWMIVLGLEEYGFSQQAQRITEGSRACIYTSGFNESFHAETGARSGGADFSWTAAMALYWLLPNTVKKG
- a CDS encoding ROK family transcriptional regulator, with the protein product MTSAKNNHMLRGAFALGKGDKLLQDNPKAIVKEVFWTHGITQRAISNATKIPQQTVSRLVNTLIEDDLIRSVAGSGKASAGLEPNPAYAYCYGLSILLDAISIALMNFKGEVVATRHIELDDMGIASVLSKAESEVQAMSVEHNIDSGRVLGIGVGISGFFSSNDGKMNTHHAIEEWADINIADTVADTFNLPTWVVNDGTGAAAGEGIAGVGRKYKNFVYFFVSSAFGGGLINNGDMIRGTHGNAGELGDMLPAKLYSHPNLQLLERILLKHGVEVPSLYRLNETFDPEWPGVDEWIYKVQDSFDLVATASSALLDSQAIIIGGHIPTKLAQKVIPRIDVYAQFRRGAKRPMPEIVCAGVTDCPVAVGAATLPIRDWFL
- a CDS encoding diguanylate cyclase, which produces MYKVLVVEDSLTVRKIVNKLIEDNPHFTCDLCEDLAEAQSALDSDNDYLAAIVDLNLPDAPNGESVELALSHNVPTIVLTGNFDEFTRAQLLDQGVLDYITKESRYSYLQVSKLVDRLRKNLTTKVLVVEDSKTSRNHICSLLRKFQFQVHEATDGLEALDVLENHRDIKMVIADHRMPNMDGYELVKTIRHERRMQDLVFIGLSATGDSVLTSKFIKSGANDFLSKPFYHEEFYCRVMQNLESQEMIQTIRDSANLDALTKVYNRRFLHEKAEELFANSRSRKDVIVSMIDADNFKSVNDTYGHKTGDMLLQEFAALLKDYFPDDLIVRYGGEEFTVVSVRPPKVYLSALSAFMDAVRTTLFTSHKFNITCSIGVSTEEHKCLESQLEKADARLYEAKHAGKDQIILRDLQQKVS
- a CDS encoding sodium:solute symporter translates to MNFLDYIVVIGYLGALLYMGFALRQQEDKGDYFLGGRTLGWKPLTLSVMATQLSAISFISAPAFVGLRDGGGMIWLSYELGIPIAMILLLGTILPSLYKSGVVSIYDYLEQRFGRLTRVLISIVFQFSRAFATGIMIYAVSIILQGTMGIEAWQAVVLTGIITVLYSLQGGMKAVVYADAIQMVIIVLGTIACIVIGLHALGGFDALVEQAPKERLTAIDFSSLGFSGDGFGFFPMLFGGIVLYASYYGCDQTQAQRALSARNENDLRKMIVANGIIRFPITLLYCFSGLIVGTLALTNTDFFSKIPADNPDWLMPTFILNYLPHGLIGLLIVAILSAAMSSLSSAINSLSAVTVEDYCRITDTELEHKSYLRVAKITGLIWGGVTLVLSLFAGNIAPTIIEAINKVGSVFYGPILALFLLAVASKTLSGRHVNLGLIAGVGTNIIIWLFVPDIFWFWWNVIGFVVTCVVSMVARTAWPSSVSSHDTKALVFHSILTKSDIFILLGFFVLMLSVCLLLPSLFS